Genomic DNA from Peribacillus sp. FSL H8-0477:
CAGCCGGCGACATTTGTACCTATGATGGCAAAGTGAAACTTATTGCCAGCGGCTTTGGCGAAGCACCTACGGCCGTCAATAACGCCAAGCAGTATATTGATCCAAAGGCTCGAATCCAACCGATGCATAGTACGTCAATGTTCTAAGAATTGATGAAAGGAACCAAGTGGAGGATGAAAAATCCCTTCTACTTGGTTCCTTTTTGTTTACCTGTTTTTATAGAGGGTAAAAAATAAATAAGTAATTTATGAAAGGGTGTTTCCATATGAAAGTATTAGTAGCTGGAGCAAATGGAACAACAGGCAGACAAATTGTAAGCTTATTAGCTAAAGAAGAAAATCATACGGCACTCGCTATGATTCGAAAAGAAGAACAAATTGAGGATATCAAAAAAGCGGGCGGCGAACCAGTCTTGGCCGATCTCGAGGGAAATCTTGATCAAGCAGTCCAAGGTGTCTCTGCAGTTATTTTTGCAGCTGGTTCTGGTCCAAAAACCGGCCCTGACAAAACGACAGCCGTTGATCGTGATGGGGCCATCTCTTTAATTAATGCAGCAAAAAAAGCGGGAGTAAAACGCTTTGTCATGTTAAGTGCGATTGGATCTGACACACCGGAACAAGGACCAGAAGGCATGCAGCACTATTTCAAAGCAAAGCTTGATGCCGATGAGCATCTTAAGCAAAGCGGACTAACCTATACGATTGTTCGTCCAGGCGCATTAACGAATGAAGAAGGTACAGGGAAAATTATTGCACAGAATAAACTTGAAGATCCGAAAGGAAAGATTTCTCGAGCAGATGTTGCACAAGTTATCGTTTCTTCCCTAGAAGACGAAAAAACGTATAATCAAACCTTTGAAATTCTGAATGGGAATGTCCCAATCAAAGAAGCCATTTCTGATCTATAAAAAAAAGCACCTGAAATGATTTCAGGTGCCTCTTTTTTGTATTAACAGCTTTCTGGTGTTCCTTCATTCTTCGCTGTTTTAAAAGATGATCCACAACCGCAAGAAGCGATGGCATTCGGATTCTCTATGGTAAAACCGCCGCCCATTAGCGACTGTTTGTAGTCAATAGCCGTGCCATTTAAAATCGAAGCATCGTTTTTATTGACTAGGATTTTGATTTCAAACTGTTCAAGCTGCTGATCATTTTCTCCAGCTTCTTGTTCAAAGCCCATACCATATGAAAGACCGCTGCAGCCTCCTCCTTTTACAGCTACCCGTAAAAAGGAACCTTCTTCTTCATTGTGTTTCATCATTTCTTTTATTTGAAAAGCCGCAGCTTCTGTAATTGTTACTACTTCACTCATTTAAAACCCTCCCTTAAGTTTGATGAGGAATGTTTCTCTATTAGTATATACTGAAAATCAGTTACTTCTCAACTTTCCGATCCAAAAATAGGAATATCTTTTTAAAAAGCAAACTTATCTATGATCACCATTCATTTAGAACATTGGATTGTCTTTAAGGTATTGATAAATATTACTAACCAGCTCTTCTGTTGTTTCTCCAGAAACAGGATCACCATTCACTAAAGCATAAAGACTTGCCGCGCATTTTCCACATTGACTGAGGCATCCATACTCCACAATATCTAAATTCGGATCACGTTCTAATTGCTCTAAAGCTTCCTGTGCTCCGCTGGCTAAGTTACTTATACAAAATTCAATTATAGGCTTCATACTCTCACCTCACATTACTAACAGATTATCCTATCCCTTTTTTTCTAAACAGTCAATTCATTTAGCTTACAATTATCAAAATTGTTATATAATTAGTTGTGATTTATCGACAATTTAGATATACTTTTTAGTGGTATATAATGCAGTAAATGCGCGGACAAACGGGGATTTAGGGGAAATATCTGCAACGAGAGTAAATTGCGCTCAGTATTGAGTAGTGACTCTTAGTTGCACAAAGGGGAATTATACATGAAGAACTTAGTCATACTAGGCGGAGGGTATGGAGGAATGCGAATCCTTGAGCGATTGCTTCCTGGACATCTTCCGGACGAAGTGTCCATTACACTTATTGATCGTAATCCTTACCATAGTTTAAAAACAGAATTCTACGGTCTAGCTGCTGGAACAATTCCAGATCAGCATATACGTGTGGGGTTTCCTGATCATCCAAGACTTGAGAAAGTGTATGGTGAAATTGAATCTATAGACTTAGAACATAAACAAGTCATTCTTTCAAATCAAGAACCAGTGCCTTACGATGATCTTGTTATCGGTCTTGGCTGTGAAGATAAATATCACAGTGTTCCAGGTGCAGATGAGTTTACGTACAGCATTCAAACAATAGACAAATCACGCCGTACATACCAAGCATTAAATAATCTTGGTTCTGGGGGAACGGTTTCGATTGTCGGCGGAGGGTTAAGCGGAATTGAACTCGCTAGTGAGCTTTGTGAAAGCCGTCCTGATCTAAAAGTGAAACTGTTTGATCGTGGTCCGCATATTCTATCTACGTTTCCTGTACGACTGTACACGTATGTAGAATCATGGTTCACAAAGCATGGTGTAGAAATAGTCCACCATGCAAATATTACAAAAGTAGAAGAAAATATTCTTTATAATAATGATCAGCCTACACAGAGTGACGTAGTTGTCTGGACAGCTGGAATCCGGCCGAATCGAATCGTCAGAGAAATGGACATTGAAAAAGACAAACAAGGCCGGGCTATTCTTACACCACAGCACTTTCTTCCAACCGACGACAGTGTTTTTGTAGTAGGAGATTGCGCGAGTCTTCCACATGCTCCAAGTGCACAGTTAGCAGAAGGACAAGCCGAACAAATCGTTCAGGTCCTTCAAAAAAAATGGGCGAATCAACCACTTCCTGAGAGCTTCCCATTGATTAAGCTTAAAGGGACATTAGGCTCTTTAGGTAAGAAGCAAGGCTTTGGGCTAGTAGCCGAACGTCCAATTACTGGACGAGTGGCACGTCTCTTAAAGTCAGGCATTCTTTGGATGTACAAAAATCATAGAGGATAACCCTAAGCTTGCAGAAACTTTCTGCAAGCTTGTTTTTATTCTGATCCTTCTTCATAGCCATATTCTTTTAATTTAGCAGCAATGGTTTTTAACCTTGGATTGCCTTCCCCCATAATTTCTCCCTCTATTAAGACAATGGGATAAAAAAGGTCTTCTTCAATTATTCTGTTTACAAATTGCTGAATCACAGGGTTATCATGTGAACTGTCAATATCAAAATAGTTCATTTGTATATGTTGGTTTGGGAATTTCCGATTTAGTGCAGCTCCAAGCCATTCATACGTATCTTTAGATGAAGGCATTCCTACACAGCTTGCGCA
This window encodes:
- a CDS encoding SDR family oxidoreductase, encoding MKVLVAGANGTTGRQIVSLLAKEENHTALAMIRKEEQIEDIKKAGGEPVLADLEGNLDQAVQGVSAVIFAAGSGPKTGPDKTTAVDRDGAISLINAAKKAGVKRFVMLSAIGSDTPEQGPEGMQHYFKAKLDADEHLKQSGLTYTIVRPGALTNEEGTGKIIAQNKLEDPKGKISRADVAQVIVSSLEDEKTYNQTFEILNGNVPIKEAISDL
- a CDS encoding HesB/IscA family protein translates to MSEVVTITEAAAFQIKEMMKHNEEEGSFLRVAVKGGGCSGLSYGMGFEQEAGENDQQLEQFEIKILVNKNDASILNGTAIDYKQSLMGGGFTIENPNAIASCGCGSSFKTAKNEGTPESC
- a CDS encoding YuzB family protein; this translates as MKPIIEFCISNLASGAQEALEQLERDPNLDIVEYGCLSQCGKCAASLYALVNGDPVSGETTEELVSNIYQYLKDNPMF
- a CDS encoding NAD(P)/FAD-dependent oxidoreductase produces the protein MKNLVILGGGYGGMRILERLLPGHLPDEVSITLIDRNPYHSLKTEFYGLAAGTIPDQHIRVGFPDHPRLEKVYGEIESIDLEHKQVILSNQEPVPYDDLVIGLGCEDKYHSVPGADEFTYSIQTIDKSRRTYQALNNLGSGGTVSIVGGGLSGIELASELCESRPDLKVKLFDRGPHILSTFPVRLYTYVESWFTKHGVEIVHHANITKVEENILYNNDQPTQSDVVVWTAGIRPNRIVREMDIEKDKQGRAILTPQHFLPTDDSVFVVGDCASLPHAPSAQLAEGQAEQIVQVLQKKWANQPLPESFPLIKLKGTLGSLGKKQGFGLVAERPITGRVARLLKSGILWMYKNHRG
- a CDS encoding YuzD family protein is translated as MNYKETEVQVFGAEQVCASCVGMPSSKDTYEWLGAALNRKFPNQHIQMNYFDIDSSHDNPVIQQFVNRIIEEDLFYPIVLIEGEIMGEGNPRLKTIAAKLKEYGYEEGSE